In one Leptogranulimonas caecicola genomic region, the following are encoded:
- a CDS encoding serine/threonine-protein kinase: MNASLVSPTPPLTPLKELVRRSEHDATLLVSDSTNRIFVQKLIPAPVANLEVWQALSHTSSPALVKVWQVTSEPWGISILMDYISGPTLEQLVESQGALTPQLTATLISQIAQGAAALHEQGIVHRDLSCANIVVGPAGACIIDAGIARLQAPDPKRHDTVLLGTQGFAAPEQYGFAETSPRTDVYALGKLAGYLLTGVSPASPVYEEALDDPAVVPASLRMLIEQACSLSPTDRPASALSFAQELQRAVNSLPAEKPAPPQPTAAPQSTATSQPAASPQVDSASPAAPQVGSASPAASTSAAVHSSHSLQAVPVWRERLATIATVAGAAFCALMSTAIFLAPTDATVPAAIWKLQAICVGLFIGLAPGLITRWYLLRQRQFATVKHPLLTWISLLIALFFIAVALVGITQAMFEIRR; this comes from the coding sequence ATGAACGCATCCCTTGTGAGTCCCACACCGCCACTGACCCCGCTCAAGGAGCTGGTCCGCCGCTCCGAGCACGACGCCACCCTGCTGGTAAGCGACTCCACCAACCGGATCTTCGTACAAAAACTCATCCCCGCACCGGTAGCAAACCTGGAGGTCTGGCAGGCACTGTCACACACCTCCAGCCCCGCGCTAGTAAAAGTCTGGCAGGTGACCTCCGAGCCCTGGGGCATTTCGATCCTCATGGACTATATCTCTGGCCCCACCCTGGAGCAGCTGGTGGAATCCCAAGGCGCGCTGACCCCGCAGCTCACCGCCACTCTCATCTCCCAGATCGCTCAGGGAGCCGCCGCCCTCCATGAGCAGGGCATCGTTCACCGAGACCTTTCCTGCGCCAACATCGTCGTTGGCCCCGCAGGTGCATGCATTATTGATGCCGGAATCGCCCGCCTCCAGGCCCCCGACCCCAAGCGCCACGACACCGTGCTGCTGGGCACCCAGGGCTTTGCGGCCCCGGAGCAATACGGCTTTGCCGAGACCAGCCCCCGCACCGACGTGTACGCCCTCGGCAAGCTCGCCGGCTATCTGCTCACCGGCGTCTCCCCCGCCTCTCCCGTCTATGAGGAGGCCTTGGACGACCCCGCCGTGGTACCCGCATCCCTGCGTATGCTCATCGAGCAGGCCTGCTCCCTCTCCCCTACCGACCGCCCCGCCAGCGCTCTCTCCTTCGCCCAAGAGCTGCAACGCGCCGTCAATTCCCTGCCTGCCGAGAAGCCCGCTCCCCCGCAACCTACCGCCGCGCCGCAGTCCACCGCCACATCTCAGCCCGCCGCCTCACCGCAGGTAGACAGTGCGTCACCAGCCGCGCCACAGGTAGGCAGCGCATCACCGGCTGCATCCACCTCGGCTGCCGTGCACTCTTCGCACTCCCTGCAAGCCGTTCCTGTCTGGCGAGAGCGCCTCGCCACCATCGCCACAGTAGCTGGAGCAGCCTTTTGCGCCCTCATGAGTACCGCGATTTTCCTCGCCCCTACCGATGCCACCGTACCTGCCGCCATTTGGAAGCTTCAAGCCATCTGCGTTGGATTGTTCATTGGGTTGGCTCCCGGCCTGATAACTCGCTGGTATCTGCTGCGCCAACGGCAGTTCGCCACCGTCAAGCATCCTCTCCTCACCTGGATAAGCCTGCTCATAGCCCTATTCTTCATTGCCGTAGCCCTGGTGGGCATTACCCAGGCAATGTTTGAGATCAGGAGATAA
- a CDS encoding XRE family transcriptional regulator — protein sequence MAHTTENLMAQLEEACSLDRYLARLEASGKQAPASLADYLNTLLAAQPLTRPEVIREASLNATFGYQVFQGTRRLSRNNALLLARALGCTLTQTQRLLALANQGRLTPQNPRDAIVIWCIQHNFSCQRTDEELFARGLPTLSPCR from the coding sequence ATGGCGCACACCACGGAGAATCTCATGGCTCAGCTGGAAGAAGCCTGTTCGCTGGACCGCTATCTGGCGCGGCTGGAGGCATCAGGAAAGCAAGCACCCGCCAGTCTGGCCGACTACCTCAACACCCTCCTGGCCGCCCAGCCCCTCACCCGCCCTGAGGTCATCCGCGAGGCCAGCCTCAACGCCACCTTTGGCTACCAGGTATTTCAGGGTACACGCCGCCTCTCGCGCAATAACGCGCTGCTGCTGGCCCGTGCGCTCGGCTGCACGCTCACCCAAACGCAACGGCTGCTCGCGCTGGCCAACCAAGGTAGGCTGACGCCGCAGAATCCCCGCGACGCCATCGTCATTTGGTGCATTCAGCACAACTTTTCCTGCCAACGCACTGACGAGGAACTCTTCGCCCGCGGCCTCCCCACCTTGTCCCCCTGCCGATAA
- a CDS encoding DUF5067 domain-containing protein, whose protein sequence is MTLATKLGAVACASLLVLSLGACGSSSNSDSNSADTSSDASQEQQAQQAEPAQDSPYQVTIDNAQVVKAYDDANAICLTFTFTNNSDEAQAFGTATSVTVYQDGVQQDTAIPADSPANYGNVLNKVKPGASITVDSVYALANTTSPVEVEVTELFDLDQTVLAEKTFNLS, encoded by the coding sequence ATGACTCTTGCAACAAAACTGGGTGCGGTGGCCTGTGCTTCTCTGCTCGTTCTCTCGCTGGGCGCCTGCGGAAGCAGCTCAAACTCTGATTCCAACAGCGCCGACACTAGCAGCGACGCCTCCCAAGAGCAGCAGGCCCAGCAGGCCGAACCCGCCCAAGACTCCCCCTACCAGGTGACCATCGACAACGCTCAGGTGGTCAAGGCCTACGACGACGCCAACGCCATCTGCCTCACCTTCACCTTCACCAACAACTCCGATGAGGCCCAGGCCTTCGGCACCGCCACCAGCGTCACCGTCTACCAAGACGGCGTCCAGCAGGACACCGCCATCCCCGCCGACAGCCCCGCCAACTACGGTAACGTCCTTAACAAAGTGAAGCCCGGAGCATCCATCACTGTCGATAGCGTTTACGCCCTGGCCAACACCACGTCTCCCGTGGAAGTGGAGGTCACCGAGCTCTTCGATCTCGACCAAACCGTCCTTGCCGAGAAAACCTTCAACCTTTCCTAG
- a CDS encoding O-acetylhomoserine aminocarboxypropyltransferase/cysteine synthase family protein, whose translation MDVHTQCIHAGYHASNGQPRTLPIALSTTFPYDSCEEVAALFDLSENGFFYSRIGNPTCDATEQKIAALEDGVGAMLTSSGQAANLIAVLNLAQAGDSIVASSAIYGGTVNLFSVTLKRFGIETVYVSPRATKEEILAAIQPNTKAVFGETVANPALDVLDIETFAAAAHEAGVPLIVDNTFPTPVLCRPFEWGADIVTHSTTKYIDGHAMTVGGVIVDSGKFNWAASGRFPEFCEPDESYHGVVYTRDFGDAAYIVKARVQLMRDLGCYPPATNAFILNETLETLPLRMAQHGKNALAVAQWLQARPEVASVNYPGLSSSPDRDLAEKYLPNGCCGVISFVIKGGRDRAAAFLDALKLARIEVHVADSQTCVLHPASSTHRQLTDEQLAAAGVEPGLVRLSCGLESADDIIADLAQALDSLA comes from the coding sequence ATGGACGTCCACACCCAGTGCATTCACGCGGGCTACCACGCATCCAACGGCCAGCCGCGCACGCTGCCCATCGCGCTGTCCACCACCTTCCCCTACGATTCCTGCGAGGAGGTGGCAGCGCTCTTCGACCTGTCGGAGAACGGCTTTTTCTACTCGCGCATCGGCAATCCCACCTGCGACGCCACCGAGCAAAAGATCGCTGCTCTCGAAGACGGAGTGGGCGCCATGCTCACCAGCTCCGGGCAGGCGGCCAACCTCATCGCGGTCCTCAATCTGGCCCAAGCCGGCGATTCCATCGTGGCCTCCAGCGCCATTTACGGCGGCACGGTGAATCTTTTCTCGGTCACGCTCAAGCGCTTTGGCATCGAGACCGTCTATGTGAGCCCTCGCGCCACCAAAGAGGAGATCCTGGCCGCCATCCAGCCCAACACCAAGGCGGTCTTTGGCGAGACGGTGGCAAACCCGGCGTTAGACGTGTTAGACATCGAGACCTTCGCCGCCGCAGCCCACGAGGCAGGTGTGCCCCTCATCGTGGACAACACCTTCCCCACGCCGGTGCTCTGCCGCCCCTTCGAGTGGGGCGCCGACATCGTGACCCACTCCACCACCAAATACATCGACGGCCATGCCATGACGGTGGGTGGCGTCATCGTGGACTCCGGAAAATTCAATTGGGCCGCATCTGGGCGCTTCCCCGAATTCTGCGAGCCCGACGAGTCCTACCACGGCGTCGTCTACACCCGCGACTTTGGCGATGCCGCCTACATCGTCAAGGCCCGCGTGCAGCTCATGCGCGACCTGGGCTGTTATCCGCCAGCCACCAACGCCTTCATCCTCAACGAGACCCTGGAGACCCTGCCCCTGCGCATGGCCCAGCATGGCAAGAACGCGCTGGCGGTGGCCCAGTGGCTCCAGGCTCGTCCTGAGGTGGCCTCGGTCAACTATCCCGGCCTTTCCTCCAGCCCCGATCGCGACCTTGCCGAGAAGTACCTTCCCAACGGCTGCTGCGGCGTCATTTCCTTTGTGATCAAAGGCGGTCGTGACCGTGCGGCGGCCTTCCTGGACGCTCTCAAGCTGGCCCGCATCGAGGTCCATGTGGCCGACTCCCAAACCTGCGTCCTGCATCCCGCCAGCTCCACCCATCGCCAGCTTACCGACGAGCAGCTGGCTGCCGCTGGGGTCGAGCCTGGTTTGGTGCGCCTTTCCTGCGGCCTCGAGTCTGCCGACGACATCATCGCCGACCTCGCCCAAGCCCTGGACTCCCTGGCCTAA
- a CDS encoding ATP-binding protein, whose translation MAHPVIDADECICCGVCVDVCPTDTLELGDESAVVANEENCIACGQCLDNCPTGAITEIVED comes from the coding sequence ATGGCCCATCCTGTTATCGATGCCGATGAGTGCATCTGCTGCGGCGTGTGCGTTGACGTATGCCCCACTGACACCCTGGAGCTCGGCGACGAGTCCGCGGTAGTGGCTAACGAGGAGAACTGCATCGCTTGCGGTCAGTGCCTCGACAACTGCCCCACCGGCGCCATCACCGAGATCGTCGAGGACTAG
- the dnaK gene encoding molecular chaperone DnaK, producing MANKILGIDLGTTNSAMAVLEGGEPTIIVNAEGDRTTPSVVSFQPDGERLVGKAAKNRAVTNPQNTVFSVKRFMGRKYDEVASELKTVPYTVKPGKDGRVVISIEGEDYTPEQISAMILAKMKADAEKYLGETITEAVITVPAYFNDAQRQATKDAGKIAGLEVKRIVNEPTAAALAYGLEKADGDQKILVFDLGGGTFDVSLLELADGVTEVLATNGDNHLGGDDWDQRIIDWAADKFQKEEGVDLRSDPMALQRLKEAAENAKKELSSAQQATINLPFITSVNNTPKHLDYTLSRSEFERLTRDLLDRCKEPVTKALKDAGLNISEIDEVILVGGSTRMPAVQELVQKITGKKPNMSVNPDEVVADGAAVQGGVLTGDVDGILLLDVTPLSLGVETMGGIMTKMIDRNTTIPTSKTEIYSTAADNQTSVEINVLQGEREFAADNKSLGRFQLTGIPAARRGTPKIEVTFDIDANGIVKVSAKDLGTGKEQQITISGSTALSDEEVDRMVKDAEANAEEDKKRKGDIEVRNQVDSLAYSTEETLKDLGDKVPADMKSEAEAAVEDAKKALEGQDMDAIQAAGDKLQEVGHKLAEVVYSSAQDGAAQTGSADDDVVDADYEVVDDDDSNN from the coding sequence ATGGCAAACAAGATTTTGGGCATCGATCTGGGCACTACAAACTCCGCCATGGCGGTGCTTGAGGGCGGCGAGCCCACCATCATCGTGAACGCAGAGGGCGACCGCACTACGCCTTCCGTCGTTTCATTCCAACCTGACGGCGAGCGCCTTGTGGGCAAGGCTGCCAAGAACCGCGCCGTCACCAACCCGCAAAACACCGTGTTCTCGGTCAAGCGTTTCATGGGCCGCAAGTATGACGAGGTGGCCAGTGAGCTCAAGACGGTTCCTTATACCGTCAAGCCCGGCAAGGACGGCCGCGTGGTCATCTCCATCGAGGGCGAGGACTACACCCCTGAGCAGATCAGCGCCATGATTCTGGCCAAGATGAAGGCAGACGCAGAGAAGTACCTGGGCGAGACCATCACCGAGGCCGTCATCACCGTTCCTGCTTACTTCAACGACGCTCAGCGTCAGGCCACCAAGGACGCCGGCAAGATCGCTGGCCTCGAGGTCAAGCGTATCGTGAACGAGCCCACCGCAGCAGCCCTGGCCTATGGCCTCGAGAAGGCTGACGGCGATCAGAAGATCCTGGTCTTCGACCTGGGCGGCGGCACCTTCGACGTGTCCTTGCTGGAGTTGGCAGACGGCGTGACCGAGGTTTTGGCCACCAACGGCGACAACCACCTGGGCGGCGACGACTGGGACCAGCGCATCATCGACTGGGCCGCTGACAAGTTCCAGAAGGAGGAGGGTGTCGACCTGCGCTCCGATCCTATGGCGCTGCAGCGCCTCAAGGAGGCTGCCGAGAACGCCAAGAAGGAGCTCTCCAGCGCCCAGCAGGCTACCATCAACCTGCCCTTCATCACCTCGGTGAACAACACCCCCAAGCACCTGGACTACACCCTGTCCCGCTCTGAGTTCGAGCGCCTCACCCGCGACCTTCTGGATCGCTGCAAGGAGCCTGTAACCAAGGCCCTGAAGGACGCTGGCCTGAACATCTCTGAGATTGACGAGGTCATCCTGGTAGGCGGCTCCACTCGTATGCCCGCCGTGCAGGAGCTGGTGCAAAAGATCACCGGCAAGAAGCCCAACATGTCCGTGAACCCTGACGAGGTCGTGGCAGACGGCGCAGCCGTTCAGGGCGGCGTCCTCACTGGCGACGTCGACGGCATCCTGCTTCTGGACGTCACCCCGCTGTCTCTGGGCGTGGAGACCATGGGCGGCATCATGACCAAGATGATCGACCGCAACACCACCATCCCCACTTCCAAGACAGAGATCTACTCCACCGCTGCAGACAACCAGACCTCGGTAGAGATCAACGTGCTTCAGGGCGAGCGCGAGTTCGCAGCTGACAACAAGAGCCTGGGCCGCTTCCAGCTCACCGGCATCCCCGCAGCCCGTCGTGGCACTCCTAAGATCGAGGTCACCTTCGACATCGACGCCAACGGCATCGTGAAGGTCTCCGCTAAGGATCTGGGCACCGGCAAGGAGCAGCAGATCACCATCTCCGGCTCCACCGCCCTGTCTGACGAAGAAGTGGACCGCATGGTCAAAGACGCCGAGGCCAACGCTGAGGAAGACAAGAAGCGCAAGGGCGACATCGAGGTGCGCAACCAGGTAGACTCCCTGGCTTACTCCACCGAGGAGACCCTGAAGGACCTGGGCGACAAGGTGCCTGCCGACATGAAGTCTGAGGCAGAGGCTGCCGTGGAGGACGCCAAGAAGGCTCTGGAGGGCCAGGACATGGACGCCATCCAGGCCGCCGGCGACAAGCTCCAGGAAGTGGGCCACAAGCTCGCTGAGGTGGTCTACTCCAGCGCCCAAGACGGCGCCGCTCAGACCGGCTCCGCAGACGACGACGTAGTCGACGCAGACTACGAGGTCGTGGATGACGACGACTCCAACAACTAA
- a CDS encoding nucleotide exchange factor GrpE translates to MDDTQEELDPQMVEAAIRAGEQAAQEDFARDAERARSERDELAASLAKAEEEAEKARTEAADAAARLARLQADWDNYRKRTAQERVAERERATEKLVEALLPAIDDLERAVEHAQGIEDSQIQEMAAGVANVHTKILGVLEREGVEVIDRPGEAFDPLREQAVGQVQDAEAYNDSVAQVLRRGYTMGGKVIRPAMVSVTVGGPKRPAPEDADQAPEASN, encoded by the coding sequence ATGGACGATACCCAAGAAGAGCTCGATCCTCAGATGGTCGAGGCTGCCATTCGCGCCGGCGAGCAAGCCGCGCAAGAAGACTTCGCCCGTGATGCCGAGCGCGCTCGTTCTGAACGCGACGAGCTGGCTGCTTCTTTGGCCAAGGCAGAAGAAGAAGCCGAGAAGGCCCGCACTGAGGCGGCGGATGCTGCCGCTCGCCTGGCTCGCCTGCAGGCCGATTGGGACAACTACCGCAAGCGCACGGCCCAAGAGCGTGTGGCCGAGCGCGAGCGTGCGACAGAGAAGCTGGTAGAGGCGCTGCTGCCCGCCATCGACGATCTGGAGCGCGCAGTGGAACATGCGCAAGGCATCGAGGACAGCCAGATTCAAGAGATGGCCGCCGGCGTCGCCAACGTGCACACCAAGATCTTGGGTGTGCTGGAGCGCGAGGGCGTCGAGGTCATCGACCGCCCCGGTGAGGCGTTTGATCCTCTCCGCGAGCAAGCAGTAGGTCAGGTGCAAGACGCTGAGGCCTACAACGACTCGGTGGCACAGGTGCTGCGCCGTGGTTATACCATGGGCGGCAAGGTCATCCGCCCTGCCATGGTCTCTGTGACCGTGGGCGGTCCCAAGCGTCCGGCTCCTGAGGATGCGGATCAGGCACCTGAGGCTTCCAACTAG
- a CDS encoding DnaJ C-terminal domain-containing protein, with amino-acid sequence MPKKNFYDVLGVSRDASQDEIKKSFRKLAQKYHPDAGGDEDKFKEISEAYETLSDPAKRKEYDQVLMFGGIPGADFGGDGGRGRAYTYSSADGFDFSDIFSGFGGGAASDGAGFDFSSIFGGGQPRSQKGGDLTMSIDVTFDEALEGAQRKVTYRVPSTGEEQALTVKIPAGAVNGGKLRYRKRGEYGRNGGERGDLVITTRVEEHPLFKRDGADVRMDVPISIYEAALGATIEIPTPEGKVVRLKVPKGTQDGKTFRFKDLGAPNVKKKGAKGALYVTVKVEVPTRLTKEERAGLEQAMENDHHDWRRDIERLVKKNS; translated from the coding sequence ATGCCTAAAAAGAACTTCTATGACGTCTTGGGCGTCTCTCGCGATGCGAGTCAAGACGAGATTAAGAAGAGCTTTCGCAAGCTGGCCCAAAAGTATCACCCCGACGCCGGCGGCGATGAGGACAAGTTCAAAGAGATCTCCGAGGCCTATGAGACCTTGTCGGATCCTGCCAAGCGCAAAGAGTACGACCAGGTGCTGATGTTTGGCGGCATCCCTGGCGCAGACTTTGGCGGCGACGGTGGTCGCGGAAGAGCCTACACCTATAGCTCGGCCGATGGCTTTGACTTCTCGGACATCTTCAGCGGCTTTGGCGGCGGTGCCGCCTCTGACGGCGCCGGCTTTGACTTCTCGTCCATCTTCGGCGGAGGCCAGCCGCGCTCTCAAAAGGGCGGCGACCTCACCATGTCCATCGATGTGACTTTCGATGAGGCGCTGGAGGGAGCTCAGCGCAAGGTGACCTACCGTGTGCCTTCCACTGGCGAGGAGCAAGCCCTCACCGTCAAGATTCCTGCAGGCGCTGTCAACGGCGGCAAGCTGCGCTACCGCAAGCGCGGCGAGTACGGCCGCAACGGCGGCGAGCGCGGCGATCTGGTAATCACCACCCGCGTCGAGGAGCATCCGCTCTTCAAGCGCGACGGGGCCGATGTGCGCATGGACGTCCCCATCTCCATTTACGAGGCGGCGCTCGGCGCCACCATCGAGATTCCCACGCCCGAGGGCAAAGTAGTGCGCCTCAAGGTGCCCAAGGGCACCCAAGACGGCAAGACCTTCCGCTTCAAGGACCTGGGCGCCCCCAACGTCAAGAAGAAGGGCGCCAAGGGCGCGCTTTACGTCACCGTCAAGGTAGAAGTGCCCACGCGCCTTACCAAGGAAGAGCGTGCCGGCCTCGAGCAGGCTATGGAAAACGATCATCACGATTGGCGCCGCGACATCGAGCGCTTGGTTAAAAAGAACAGCTAA
- a CDS encoding heat shock protein transcriptional repressor HspR: MDSPEVGRANRTKPLYMISVAAELCGMHPQTLRVYEQKGLVNPGRSRGNTRLYSQADIERLHLIGRLTDEGINLAGVVRILDMSERAEERDAEIDELRARIRELENQVHEYRTRVRITALAPYDGKSPEAVLRGFLQGNTTDQP; encoded by the coding sequence ATGGACAGTCCAGAGGTTGGACGTGCCAACCGCACTAAACCTCTCTACATGATCTCTGTGGCGGCAGAGCTCTGCGGCATGCATCCGCAGACCCTCCGCGTCTACGAGCAAAAAGGCCTGGTGAACCCCGGTCGCTCTCGGGGAAACACCCGTCTCTACAGCCAGGCAGACATCGAGCGGCTTCATCTTATCGGTCGCTTGACCGACGAGGGCATCAACCTCGCTGGCGTAGTGCGGATTTTGGACATGAGCGAGCGCGCAGAAGAGCGCGACGCAGAGATCGACGAGCTGCGCGCAAGGATACGTGAGCTGGAGAATCAGGTCCACGAATACCGCACCCGCGTGCGCATCACCGCTCTTGCCCCCTATGACGGCAAGAGTCCCGAAGCGGTGTTGCGCGGTTTTCTTCAAGGAAACACGACTGACCAACCATAA
- the clpB gene encoding ATP-dependent chaperone ClpB translates to MNVNKLAVTAAEALQTALGIATDVDASACEPVHLLKALLASGERNLDSIIEKVGADPRAVEHQADDAIAKQPKISGDSLSQMGLSRELVKVFDAAEKLATKMGDSYVTTEHLLIALSEDKSDAGSILRGDGLTATRIQEVYENLRGDEHVTSADAKPEFEALERYGRNVCELARMGKLDPVIGRVEEIRRTIQVLSRRTKNNPVLIGEPGVGKTAIVEGLAERIVAGDVPSTLKDKDIVELDMSALVAGAKYRGEFEERLKSVVKEVQKSNGQVILFIDELHTIVGAGGGEGSMDAGNILKPALARGELRAIGATTLDEYRKYIEKDAALARRFQTVMVSEPTVEDTISILRGLKEKYEMHHGVRITDAALVSAADLSNRYISDRFLPDKAIDLVDEAASRLRMELDSMPAEIDAMDRQMTQMQIEEQALMKEEDAASKDRLEQLRREMALMREKLDGVKASWQNEKSAIDRVQDLKRQIDEAKNEEERATRSGDLARASEIRYATIPDLQRQYDEAEKLLMDKEDDGMLKEEVTTGEIADVVSSWTGVPVTKMMQGEMDKLKNLEEELHKRVIGQEDAVRAVASAVRRSRAGLADPDRPLGSFFFLGPTGVGKTELAKALAEYLFDDERALIRIDMSEYMEKFSVQRLIGAPPGYVGYDEGGQLTEAVRRHPYSVILLDEMEKAHPDVFNILLQVLDDGRLTDGQGRIVSFKNTIIIMTSNVGSQFIASAQAIANPEEVTEQVNEALRATFKPEFLNRIDDVVVFHALMLDDIEKIVDIQLKGVRERLRRQRLKLQLTPAAVQALALEGLDPVYGARPLKRLIQRQVVDNVASLILDGRVREGDTVEVDVDDKQGFYARLAVASLKETQEDYEEVEPIEPDDVQED, encoded by the coding sequence ATGAACGTTAACAAGCTTGCCGTTACGGCAGCCGAGGCCCTGCAAACCGCATTGGGCATTGCCACCGACGTAGATGCGAGCGCCTGTGAACCTGTCCACTTACTCAAGGCCCTCTTGGCCTCGGGCGAGCGCAACCTGGACTCGATCATCGAGAAGGTGGGGGCCGACCCTCGCGCTGTGGAGCATCAGGCAGATGATGCCATCGCCAAGCAACCCAAGATCTCTGGCGACTCCCTGTCACAGATGGGCCTTTCTCGGGAGTTGGTCAAGGTCTTTGACGCTGCCGAGAAGCTCGCCACCAAGATGGGTGACTCCTACGTCACTACCGAGCATCTGCTGATCGCCCTGTCGGAAGACAAGTCTGACGCCGGTTCGATCCTGCGCGGCGACGGCCTTACCGCCACGCGCATTCAGGAGGTCTACGAGAACCTGCGCGGCGACGAGCACGTGACCAGCGCCGACGCCAAGCCAGAGTTCGAGGCTCTGGAGCGCTACGGCCGCAACGTGTGCGAGCTGGCACGCATGGGCAAGCTGGACCCGGTCATCGGCCGCGTGGAGGAGATCCGCCGCACCATTCAGGTGCTCTCCCGTCGCACCAAGAACAACCCGGTGCTCATCGGCGAGCCTGGCGTAGGCAAGACCGCCATCGTGGAGGGCCTGGCCGAGCGCATCGTGGCCGGCGACGTGCCCTCGACTTTGAAGGACAAGGACATCGTCGAGCTGGACATGAGTGCCCTGGTAGCGGGCGCCAAGTACCGCGGCGAGTTCGAAGAGCGCTTGAAGAGCGTGGTCAAAGAGGTGCAAAAGTCCAACGGCCAGGTGATCCTCTTCATCGACGAGCTCCACACCATCGTGGGCGCCGGCGGCGGCGAGGGCTCCATGGACGCCGGCAACATCTTGAAGCCGGCGCTGGCCCGCGGCGAGTTGCGTGCCATCGGCGCCACCACGCTGGACGAGTACCGCAAGTACATCGAGAAGGACGCCGCTCTGGCCCGCCGCTTCCAAACCGTCATGGTGAGCGAGCCCACGGTGGAAGACACCATCTCCATCCTGCGCGGCCTCAAGGAGAAGTACGAGATGCACCACGGCGTGCGCATCACCGACGCCGCCCTAGTCTCTGCTGCAGACCTCTCCAACCGCTACATCTCCGACCGCTTCCTGCCCGATAAGGCCATCGACCTGGTGGACGAGGCTGCCAGCCGCCTGCGCATGGAGCTGGACTCCATGCCCGCCGAGATCGACGCCATGGATCGCCAGATGACCCAGATGCAAATCGAGGAGCAGGCCCTCATGAAAGAGGAAGACGCCGCTTCCAAGGATCGCCTGGAGCAGCTGCGCCGCGAGATGGCTCTCATGCGCGAGAAGCTGGACGGCGTGAAGGCTTCCTGGCAAAACGAGAAGAGTGCCATCGACCGCGTCCAAGACCTCAAGCGCCAAATCGACGAGGCCAAGAACGAGGAGGAGCGCGCCACCCGTTCGGGCGATTTGGCCCGCGCCTCTGAGATTCGCTATGCCACCATCCCCGACCTCCAGCGCCAGTACGACGAGGCCGAGAAGCTCCTCATGGACAAAGAGGACGACGGCATGCTCAAGGAGGAGGTCACCACCGGTGAGATCGCCGACGTGGTCTCCAGCTGGACCGGCGTCCCTGTGACCAAAATGATGCAGGGCGAGATGGACAAACTCAAGAATCTGGAAGAGGAGCTTCACAAGCGCGTCATCGGCCAAGAGGACGCCGTGCGGGCCGTCGCCTCTGCCGTGCGCCGCAGCCGCGCGGGCCTCGCAGACCCCGACCGTCCTCTGGGCAGCTTCTTCTTCCTTGGCCCCACCGGCGTAGGCAAGACCGAGCTGGCCAAGGCCCTGGCAGAGTATCTGTTCGACGACGAGCGTGCCCTTATCCGCATCGACATGTCCGAGTACATGGAGAAGTTCTCCGTCCAGCGCCTCATCGGCGCCCCTCCAGGATATGTGGGCTATGACGAGGGCGGCCAGCTCACCGAGGCTGTGCGCCGCCATCCTTACAGCGTCATCTTGCTGGACGAGATGGAGAAGGCTCACCCGGACGTCTTCAACATCTTGCTCCAGGTGCTCGACGACGGCCGCCTCACCGACGGCCAGGGACGCATCGTGTCCTTCAAGAACACTATCATCATCATGACCTCCAACGTGGGTTCCCAGTTCATCGCCTCCGCCCAGGCCATCGCAAACCCCGAGGAAGTCACCGAGCAGGTCAACGAGGCTCTGCGCGCTACCTTCAAGCCGGAGTTCTTGAACCGCATCGACGACGTGGTGGTCTTCCACGCCCTCATGCTGGACGACATCGAGAAGATCGTGGACATCCAGCTCAAGGGAGTGCGCGAGCGCCTGCGCCGCCAGCGCCTGAAGCTGCAGCTCACCCCTGCCGCCGTGCAGGCTCTGGCTCTGGAAGGCCTGGATCCCGTCTACGGCGCCCGCCCCTTGAAGCGCCTCATCCAGCGCCAGGTGGTGGACAACGTGGCTTCCCTCATTCTGGACGGCCGCGTGCGCGAGGGCGACACCGTCGAGGTGGACGTGGACGACAAGCAGGGCTTCTATGCTCGCCTCGCCGTCGCCAGCCTTAAGGAGACCCAGGAAGACTACGAAGAGGTCGAGCCCATCGAGCCCGACGACGTCCAAGAGGACTAG